A region of Paenibacillus thiaminolyticus DNA encodes the following proteins:
- a CDS encoding PASTA domain-containing protein: MSTYIAERYQLNSVIFHLGGGILYEAVDMSLQRDVFIYVVENTDSGRADEYRTAFGNVSHFSNNRFFHMLNAGMSGEDFYVVFMAYSGMPLVKYAQRHALSSEKVLTMIYELGTSIQEALEEGVSRFPVTIDNVWVTADNQLIIMNYWTQAEEGEHGTTALYRLLYQLCTLHPHVPSQFDVVETRLYGALKDLNEAQRDLALKLMRKVHAGDASLFTFMVGLREIMEQPEVPEVPEVPMQASRDVATPVFTAAPPREELSPRRPLAESEPYDVEADEELAEEEDDDEYERKEAASFNGSKMLLIVACVCVFFAVLGGAVIWANSLSKDNETAAVTEPGTTQGADSDTAGEQQDGSGDNADNDTIVPDGGDNGSVVEPDTPAGSNGGSSSSNTDSGSSAGQGSQQPDTNPGTTTPTQPDNTQQPGTTDPGTVPSGPGTTDPGTTPPGTGMPDTGTPTDPANPGTETPPAEAGQTGEGEVQVPSLIGLTLEEAEEQVKAAGLRWSYFKENSEEQPAGQIFKQEPEAGAAIKKGERVTFYISREQQ, translated from the coding sequence ATGAGCACTTACATAGCAGAACGTTATCAGCTGAATTCCGTCATCTTTCACTTGGGCGGCGGCATTCTCTATGAAGCCGTTGATATGTCTTTGCAGCGCGACGTATTTATTTATGTTGTAGAAAATACCGATTCGGGCCGTGCAGACGAGTACCGCACCGCATTCGGGAATGTATCGCATTTTTCCAATAATCGATTTTTCCATATGCTGAATGCAGGCATGTCCGGAGAGGACTTCTACGTTGTCTTTATGGCGTACAGCGGCATGCCGTTAGTCAAGTATGCGCAGCGGCACGCCTTGAGCTCGGAGAAGGTGCTGACCATGATCTACGAACTGGGCACCAGCATTCAGGAAGCGCTGGAGGAAGGGGTCAGCCGATTCCCGGTTACGATTGATAATGTGTGGGTGACGGCGGACAATCAACTGATTATTATGAACTACTGGACCCAGGCGGAGGAAGGGGAGCACGGCACCACCGCCTTGTACCGGCTGCTGTATCAGCTGTGTACGCTTCATCCGCATGTCCCTTCGCAGTTCGATGTTGTCGAGACTCGCTTATATGGCGCGTTGAAGGACTTGAATGAAGCGCAGAGAGATTTGGCTCTGAAGCTGATGAGGAAGGTGCACGCGGGAGATGCGTCGCTGTTCACCTTCATGGTCGGGCTCCGGGAGATTATGGAGCAGCCGGAGGTGCCGGAGGTGCCGGAGGTGCCGATGCAGGCAAGCCGCGACGTGGCGACGCCCGTATTCACGGCAGCTCCTCCGCGTGAGGAATTGTCGCCCCGGCGTCCTCTTGCCGAATCCGAACCCTATGATGTGGAAGCGGATGAGGAACTGGCCGAAGAAGAGGATGATGATGAATACGAACGCAAGGAGGCCGCTTCCTTCAACGGAAGCAAGATGCTGCTTATCGTTGCCTGTGTGTGCGTCTTTTTCGCAGTCCTGGGCGGAGCCGTCATCTGGGCGAATTCGCTCTCCAAAGACAATGAGACGGCCGCAGTGACCGAACCGGGAACGACGCAAGGAGCCGACTCTGATACCGCGGGGGAACAGCAGGACGGCAGCGGCGATAATGCCGATAATGATACTATTGTTCCGGATGGCGGCGATAATGGTTCCGTTGTTGAACCGGATACACCTGCCGGCTCGAACGGAGGCTCTTCAAGCTCGAACACGGATAGCGGCAGCAGTGCCGGCCAAGGGTCACAGCAGCCGGATACGAATCCGGGGACGACAACCCCAACCCAGCCGGATAATACGCAGCAGCCGGGCACAACCGATCCCGGTACGGTGCCTTCGGGGCCTGGAACGACAGATCCAGGAACGACTCCGCCGGGAACAGGGATGCCAGACACGGGAACGCCGACGGATCCGGCGAATCCGGGGACGGAGACGCCTCCTGCTGAAGCGGGACAGACGGGTGAAGGAGAAGTGCAGGTTCCGAGCTTGATTGGTCTGACGCTGGAAGAGGCGGAAGAGCAAGTGAAGGCTGCGGGTCTACGCTGGTCGTATTTCAAGGAGAACAGCGAGGAGCAGCCCGCTGGCCAGATCTTCAAGCAGGAGCCGGAAGCAGGCGCAGCGATTAAGAAGGGCGAACGAGTCACCTTCTATATTAGCCGGGAACAGCAATAA
- the gcvPB gene encoding aminomethyl-transferring glycine dehydrogenase subunit GcvPB, translating to MKPEKKLIFELSKPGRTAYSLPECDVPQRGIEELIPAGMLRQQPAELPEVYEVDVIRHYTELSRRNFGIDNGFYPLGSCTMKYNPKINEDVARLAGFAKIHPYQPSESIQGALEMLYTLQQDLAELTGMDEVTLQPAAGAHGEWTGLMMIRAYHESKGETRTKVIVPDSSHGTNPASATAAGLDTITIPSDERGLVDLEALRAAVGPDTAALMLTNPSTLGLFEEHILEIADIVHEAGGLLYYDGANSNAIMGITRPGDMGFDVVHLNLHKTMSTPHGGGGPGAGPVGVKSILAPYLPKPLIVKKKDGSFGFEEERPTSIGRVKAYLGNFGILVRAYTYMRTYGPDGLRRVSECAVLNANYMMHRLAPYFEVPYPGVCKHEFVISGSGLKQYGVRTLDVAKRLLDFGFHPPTIYFPLNVEECMMIEPTETESKETLDTFIDTMIQIAKEAEEQPDLLLNAPHHTDVRRLDETLAARKPVLNCACN from the coding sequence ATGAAACCGGAGAAAAAGCTGATCTTCGAGCTGAGCAAGCCGGGGCGGACTGCATATTCATTGCCTGAATGCGATGTTCCGCAGCGGGGTATCGAAGAATTGATACCTGCGGGCATGCTTCGCCAGCAGCCGGCGGAATTGCCGGAAGTGTATGAAGTCGATGTCATCCGCCATTACACCGAGCTGTCGCGCCGGAACTTCGGCATCGACAACGGCTTCTACCCGCTCGGTTCCTGCACGATGAAGTATAATCCGAAGATTAACGAAGATGTCGCCCGCTTGGCGGGCTTCGCGAAGATTCACCCGTATCAGCCGAGTGAGAGCATTCAAGGCGCGCTGGAAATGCTGTACACCCTCCAGCAGGACCTTGCCGAACTCACGGGGATGGACGAGGTGACGCTTCAGCCTGCTGCAGGCGCCCACGGGGAATGGACGGGCCTCATGATGATCCGGGCCTACCATGAGAGCAAGGGCGAGACCCGCACCAAGGTTATCGTTCCCGACTCGTCGCATGGGACGAACCCGGCGAGCGCGACGGCCGCTGGCCTCGATACGATTACGATCCCTTCGGATGAACGAGGACTCGTAGATCTCGAAGCTCTGCGGGCGGCCGTCGGTCCGGATACGGCTGCTCTCATGCTCACCAATCCGAGCACGCTCGGCTTGTTCGAGGAGCACATCCTGGAGATTGCCGATATTGTGCACGAAGCCGGCGGCCTGCTCTACTATGACGGCGCGAATTCCAACGCCATTATGGGCATCACCCGCCCGGGAGATATGGGCTTCGACGTTGTGCATTTGAATCTGCACAAGACGATGAGCACGCCGCATGGCGGCGGCGGTCCCGGAGCCGGCCCGGTCGGCGTCAAGAGCATCCTGGCGCCATACTTGCCGAAGCCGCTCATCGTGAAGAAGAAGGATGGCAGCTTCGGATTCGAAGAAGAACGGCCGACCTCGATTGGAAGGGTCAAAGCATACCTTGGCAACTTCGGCATTCTCGTCCGCGCGTACACCTATATGCGCACGTACGGGCCGGACGGACTTCGCCGCGTATCCGAATGCGCGGTGCTGAACGCGAACTACATGATGCATCGGCTGGCGCCGTATTTCGAAGTGCCGTATCCGGGCGTATGCAAGCATGAATTCGTCATCTCCGGCAGCGGCTTGAAGCAATATGGCGTGCGCACGCTGGACGTCGCCAAGCGGCTGCTCGACTTCGGGTTCCATCCGCCAACCATCTACTTCCCGCTCAATGTCGAGGAATGCATGATGATCGAGCCGACGGAGACCGAGAGCAAGGAGACGCTCGACACCTTTATCGACACGATGATTCAGATTGCGAAGGAAGCGGAAGAACAGCCGGATCTGCTGCTCAATGCGCCGCATCACACTGATGTGAGAAGGCTTGACGAGACGCTGGCCGCCCGCAAGCCGGTCTTGAATTGCGCTTGCAATTAA
- the gcvPA gene encoding aminomethyl-transferring glycine dehydrogenase subunit GcvPA, producing MTKTHRYIPMTGQDERDMLAAIGAASIEELFRDIPEAVRYKGRLPISEALDEAALLRHMQELAGRNANLDQYASFLGAGIYDHHIPVVINHVISRSEFYTAYTPYQPEISQGELQAIFEFQSYICELTGMKVANASMYDGATALAEAGVLASAVTKRKRVVVSRTVHPEARQILHTSARGLGLEIVEAPDANGVTDLEKLEALITDDTAAVIVQSPNFFGCIEDVKAIEPMIHGRKGLLIMSANPLSLGLLESPGQLGADVVVGDAQPFGIASSLGGPTCGYFAVSEPLMRRIPGRIVGQTKDLDGKRGFVLTLQAREQHIRREKATSNICSNQALLALSASVYLSVMGKSGIREIANLNVQKAHYAADRIAQSKAMSLPFTSPFFNEFLVKLPEGVCPAALNAALMKEGFIGGLDVSRYYPDLAGHMLVAVTERRTKAEIDQFAERLEGAV from the coding sequence ATGACCAAGACACATCGCTATATCCCGATGACCGGGCAGGACGAGCGGGACATGCTCGCCGCGATCGGCGCGGCATCGATCGAGGAGCTGTTCCGCGACATTCCGGAAGCGGTTCGTTACAAGGGACGGCTTCCGATTTCCGAAGCGCTGGACGAAGCGGCCCTGCTGCGCCATATGCAGGAGCTGGCCGGCCGCAACGCCAACCTTGATCAGTATGCGAGCTTCCTTGGCGCCGGCATCTATGACCATCATATTCCGGTCGTCATCAATCACGTTATCTCCCGTTCCGAGTTCTATACCGCTTATACGCCATATCAGCCGGAAATTAGCCAGGGAGAGCTGCAGGCCATATTCGAGTTCCAATCCTATATATGCGAACTGACGGGCATGAAGGTGGCCAATGCGAGCATGTATGACGGGGCGACCGCGCTCGCGGAAGCCGGGGTGCTGGCAAGCGCGGTCACGAAGCGCAAGCGGGTCGTCGTCTCGCGCACCGTGCATCCGGAAGCCCGGCAGATCCTGCATACGAGCGCCCGCGGGCTCGGTCTGGAGATTGTGGAGGCGCCCGATGCGAACGGAGTAACCGACCTGGAGAAGCTGGAGGCGCTCATAACGGACGACACGGCTGCGGTCATTGTCCAGTCACCTAACTTCTTCGGCTGCATCGAGGACGTGAAGGCCATCGAACCGATGATTCACGGGCGCAAAGGATTGCTTATTATGAGCGCCAATCCGCTGTCGCTCGGCCTGCTGGAGAGCCCGGGACAGCTGGGCGCCGACGTCGTCGTCGGAGATGCCCAGCCGTTCGGCATCGCCTCCTCGCTGGGCGGTCCGACCTGCGGATACTTCGCCGTATCCGAGCCGCTGATGCGCCGCATCCCTGGCCGGATTGTCGGCCAGACCAAGGATCTGGACGGCAAGCGGGGCTTCGTGCTGACGCTGCAAGCCCGCGAGCAGCATATCCGCCGCGAGAAGGCGACATCCAATATTTGCTCGAACCAGGCGCTGCTGGCCTTGAGCGCTTCCGTCTATTTGTCTGTCATGGGCAAATCCGGCATCCGCGAGATCGCGAATCTGAACGTCCAAAAAGCGCATTACGCTGCAGATCGGATCGCGCAATCGAAGGCTATGTCCCTGCCGTTCACCTCGCCGTTCTTCAATGAATTCCTGGTGAAGCTGCCGGAAGGCGTCTGTCCGGCCGCCTTGAACGCCGCCTTGATGAAGGAAGGGTTCATCGGGGGCCTGGATGTATCCCGTTACTATCCGGATCTGGCGGGCCATATGCTTGTCGCTGTGACGGAACGCCGGACCAAGGCGGAAATCGATCAATTTGCCGAACGATTGGAGGGTGCTGTATGA
- the gcvT gene encoding glycine cleavage system aminomethyltransferase GcvT, protein MSTLQRTPLFPKYAEYPSVRCIDFGGWELPVQFSGIQREHEAVRQQAGLFDVSHMGELFVSGPAAFSFLQKMTTNDLSKLEDGKAQYSLLCYPHGGVVDDLLVYRLAEDHYMLVVNASNTDKVVQWLHDHAEDGVHIDNASSRTALLALQGPQALSILTQATEAPVSGLKAFHFLSDAQVCGVKALVSRTGYTGEDGFELYISADDATHLWTELLRIGEPFGLVPVGLGARDTLRFEAKLPLYGQELSEQITPLEAGLGWCVKLNKGEFIGREALAKQKEEGVPRRLAGIELIDRGIPRTHYPVYAGDKLIGEVTSGTQSPTLKRNLGLALIESPYAELDTELEIEIRGKRLKARVVAAPFYQRPTTTKGGSPS, encoded by the coding sequence ATGTCCACGTTACAACGCACGCCCCTATTTCCGAAGTATGCCGAATACCCTTCCGTCCGCTGCATCGATTTCGGCGGCTGGGAGCTCCCGGTGCAATTCAGCGGCATCCAGCGGGAGCATGAGGCCGTACGGCAGCAGGCCGGCCTGTTCGATGTGTCGCATATGGGCGAGCTATTCGTGAGCGGTCCTGCCGCATTCTCCTTTTTGCAGAAGATGACGACGAATGACTTGTCCAAGCTGGAGGACGGCAAGGCGCAGTACTCCCTGCTCTGCTATCCGCATGGAGGTGTCGTCGACGATCTGCTCGTCTACCGTCTTGCCGAAGATCACTATATGCTGGTCGTTAACGCATCCAATACGGACAAAGTTGTCCAATGGCTGCATGACCATGCAGAGGACGGCGTCCATATCGATAACGCGTCTTCCCGCACGGCCCTGCTGGCGCTGCAAGGACCGCAGGCGCTGTCCATTTTGACGCAGGCAACCGAAGCCCCTGTCAGCGGGTTGAAAGCGTTTCACTTCCTGTCCGATGCCCAGGTGTGCGGCGTTAAGGCTCTCGTCTCGCGCACAGGCTACACGGGCGAGGATGGGTTCGAGCTCTATATCTCGGCTGACGACGCGACCCATCTATGGACGGAGCTGCTGCGAATCGGCGAACCGTTCGGGCTCGTTCCGGTAGGCCTGGGGGCCAGAGATACGCTTCGCTTCGAAGCGAAGCTGCCGCTATACGGCCAGGAGCTGTCCGAGCAGATTACGCCGCTGGAGGCCGGGCTTGGCTGGTGCGTGAAGCTGAATAAAGGGGAGTTCATCGGCAGAGAGGCACTCGCCAAGCAGAAGGAAGAAGGCGTTCCCCGGCGATTGGCCGGGATCGAATTGATCGATCGCGGCATCCCGCGGACCCACTATCCCGTCTATGCAGGCGATAAGCTAATCGGCGAAGTGACGTCCGGCACGCAATCCCCTACCTTGAAGCGCAATCTCGGCCTGGCGCTGATTGAATCGCCATACGCCGAATTGGATACCGAACTGGAAATCGAGATTCGCGGCAAGCGGCTTAAGGCCCGCGTCGTCGCCGCTCCATTCTATCAACGCCCTACTACAACCAAGGGAGGTTCGCCTTCATGA
- the gcvH gene encoding glycine cleavage system protein GcvH has protein sequence MSEVKENLLYSEEHEWVVVVEGRTVRIGITDHAQAELGDIVFIEFPEIGTALTAGDSMGSIESVKTVSELYCPVSGTVTKVNPDLEDSPEKVNSEPYEGGWLAEVELDAEPEEAMKHLLNAEGYRKHIE, from the coding sequence ATGAGCGAAGTGAAAGAGAATCTGTTGTACAGCGAGGAGCATGAATGGGTTGTCGTCGTCGAAGGGCGAACCGTGCGCATCGGGATTACCGATCACGCACAAGCTGAGTTGGGAGATATCGTATTCATCGAGTTCCCGGAGATTGGAACCGCTTTAACGGCGGGCGACAGCATGGGATCGATCGAGTCGGTCAAGACGGTATCGGAGCTGTACTGCCCGGTCTCGGGAACGGTAACGAAGGTCAATCCCGATCTGGAGGATAGCCCCGAGAAGGTGAACAGCGAACCGTATGAAGGCGGCTGGCTTGCCGAGGTGGAGCTGGATGCCGAGCCGGAGGAAGCGATGAAGCATCTGCTCAATGCGGAGGGCTACCGGAAGCATATCGAGTAG
- a CDS encoding DUF2935 domain-containing protein yields the protein MHIHQPLAAPVGSLLFEHRFWLQILGDHSRFILDALSPRETEDIRRANQFIQRFDQLLDQARQASSESQALAIAADAHAATMELKDFKLDLLRRSLLRQVTVHLPPTFFNHMLNELQEYVYILDAVRAGKAVPLFDSLHYDLVWLSDASGHASAIASNLDAVERRLIEKSREFEKHFDDYYKKAVEMVGYLRTQLRRFPAMERFHRDVNLEIKLFTKFLLELEEMDLSAETLDVISPLMPDHMAREECYYLIKLALTGAVPSPECDPTTPRVQG from the coding sequence ATGCATATTCATCAGCCCTTGGCCGCTCCGGTCGGATCGCTCTTGTTCGAGCACCGCTTCTGGCTGCAAATATTGGGAGATCATTCCCGCTTCATATTGGACGCCCTATCGCCACGGGAAACGGAAGACATTCGCCGGGCGAATCAATTTATACAACGGTTCGATCAGCTTCTGGACCAAGCCCGCCAAGCTTCCTCCGAGTCCCAAGCCCTGGCCATCGCTGCCGATGCGCATGCCGCAACGATGGAATTGAAGGATTTCAAGCTTGATCTGCTGCGCAGATCTCTGCTCCGCCAGGTGACCGTGCATCTTCCCCCAACCTTTTTCAACCATATGCTCAACGAGCTGCAAGAGTATGTTTATATTCTCGATGCCGTTCGGGCCGGGAAGGCGGTGCCTTTGTTCGATTCGCTTCATTATGATCTGGTATGGCTATCGGACGCTTCCGGCCATGCATCGGCCATCGCATCGAACCTGGATGCGGTGGAGAGGCGGCTGATCGAGAAGAGCCGCGAATTTGAGAAGCATTTCGATGATTATTACAAAAAAGCGGTCGAAATGGTCGGCTACTTGCGGACCCAGCTTCGCCGCTTCCCTGCGATGGAGCGGTTCCACCGCGATGTGAACTTGGAGATTAAGCTGTTCACGAAATTCCTGCTAGAGCTGGAGGAAATGGATCTAAGCGCGGAGACACTCGATGTCATCAGTCCGCTGATGCCGGATCATATGGCGCGGGAGGAATGCTACTATCTGATCAAATTGGCCCTCACCGGCGCTGTCCCTTCTCCGGAATGCGATCCAACCACGCCGCGGGTTCAAGGATAA